Within the Streptomyces sp. NBC_00554 genome, the region TTCGTGCCCCAGCGGACGGTGCCCTCGGGGAGCGAGCCGAGCAGCAGGTCGCGCAGTTGGCCGCGCTCGACCTCGGGACGGCCGCCGTCGCCGTCGTCGTCCTGCTTCATACGGACGACGGCGTGCTTGTCGAGGATGCGCGTGGCCTCGCCGCCGGGGTGGATGAGGGTGCGGAACTCCTCGTAGAGGCCGGCGGCGTGCAGGGCCGCCTGCCCGGACTCCTCGTGGATGTCGAGCATGCCGCCCTGGGCGCGGGCTGCCGGGGAGGCGTCGAGGTCGTAGACGGCGGCTTCGATGCCGTTGACGTGCAGGACTCGGGCGAGGGTGAGGCCGCCGAGCCCGGCGCCGATGACGGTTACGGGGTGGTGAGTGGGCGTGGTGGTGGTCATGGTCGTGCTCCTTTGGGTCTAGGTGGGCGTGGGGGTGTGCAGGATGCCGTTGATCAGCATCTGGAAACCCCAGGTCATACGTGCTTTCGGGGCGCCTGACAGAAGCTCGTCGGCGAGCGAGGCGATGTGCGGGTGGGTGTCGCCGGAAGCGTTCTGAAGGGCGCGGGCGAGGGCGTCCCAGTCGTCCTGGGCTCCGACGGCCCGGTCCTGGACGGCGTGCTCGGCGGCGGTCGCGGTGGCGACCTGCAGCAGCAGGTCCACACCCCAGGCCGCCTGTCCGGGCGGCGCGCCGCCCTCGTCCAGCAGAGCCAGCAGCCTCTCGACGAGGTTCAGGTAGTGCTCTCCGCTGGGGCGGGCCACCAAAGCGGACTGGGCGAGGCCCCGGTGCTCGAACAGCACCTCGGTGTAGGAGGAGAGGACCTTCTCCAGGCGCTCGCGCCAGTCGCCCTCGTCGGCCGGGGGCGACTCGACGGTTCCCAGGAGCTCGTCCAGGACGGCCGCGTGCAGCTCCGCGGTGTTGCGGACGTACACGTACAGCGAGGCCGGGCCGGTGTCCAGCTCCTGCGCCAGCCGCCGCATGGTGACCTTCTGCAGGCCCTCGGCGCGCATGATCTCGACAGCGGTGGCGACGATGCCGTCCCGTGACAGGGCCGGCTTGGCCGGGCGTTCCCGGCGACTGTGGGGTGTATCGGGTGCCATACATCCACCATAACGAACATGTTCGTCACGAACAAGTTCCTAGCGAACATGTTCGTTGATGTTCCAGTGCTCGGCCCCCAAATTGGTCTCGACCTTTAACCGCCCCCGATGTCTCCCTTAAGCGCACCCTAAGATCGCCAACGGCCGTCCGGATGAAGCGTTTTGCCCGATTCCGGATCGCTAGCGTGCTGCCGCACCCCACCCCCGTGAACCGCGAAGGCAGGCACACGCGATGAGCAGTACGCACCGGCGCAGGATCAGTGCCAGGAACAAGGCGATAGGCGGCATCATCTCCGCGGCCCTGGTCGGCGGTGGCGCCGTCCTGCTCTCCGGGACCGCGCAGGCGGCCGGCGTCGGAGCCGCGTACACCAAGACCAGTGACTGGTCGACCGGCTACACCGCGCAGTACGTCATCACCAACGACAGCGACCAGACGAAGGGGGACTGGACGCTGGAGTTCGACCTGCCGTCCGGCGCCACGCTCAGCTCGCTGTGGAACGGCGACTCGACGGTGAGCGGGCAGCACGTCACCGTGCGGCCGCCGTCCTGGGACAAGGACGGCCTCGCGGCCGGTGAGACCGTCACCGTCGGGTTCGTCGTGAACGGTTCCGCGAACCCGACGGGCTGTCTCATCGACGGTGCCGACTGCTCGGTGGACAGCGGCGCGACGCCGGAGCCGAGCGGCCGGCCGACGGAGACGGCGACCCCGACGGCGACCCCGAGTGCCACGGCGACCGCGTCACCCACCGCGTCGGCAACGCCCACGCCGACCCCCACCCCCTCCGCCTCCGAGACCTCCGGCAGCGGCACCACCACCAGCGCAGGCTTCGCGCCCTACGTCGACACCTCGCTCTACCCCGCCTTCGACCTGCTCGCCGCCGCCACGGCCACCGGCGTGAAGGACTACAACCTCGCCTTCATCACGGACGGCGGCGGTTGCACACCCAAGTGGGGCGGTGTGACCGACCTCGGCAGTGACGGGGTGGCCTCGCAGATCGGTGCCCTGCGGGCGAAGGGCGGCGACGTCCGCGTCTCCTTCGGCGGGGCGTCCGGCTCGGAGCTGGCGACCACGTGCTCGTCGGCGGACGCGCTGGCGACGGCGTACGGCAAGGTCGTGGACGCGTACGACCTCACGAAGGTCGACTTCGACGTGGAGGGCGGTGCGCTGCCCGACACGGCCGCCAACACCCGCCGCGCCCAGGCCGTCGCGAAGCTCCAGCAGCAACACCCGTCGCTGGACGTGTCGTTCACGCTCCCGGTGATGCCCGAGGGCCTCACCCAGGACGGCGTGAACCTCCTGTCCAACGCCAAGTCGAACGGCGTCTCCATCGACACCGTCAACATCATGGCGATGGACTACGGCCCCGCG harbors:
- a CDS encoding TetR/AcrR family transcriptional regulator gives rise to the protein MAPDTPHSRRERPAKPALSRDGIVATAVEIMRAEGLQKVTMRRLAQELDTGPASLYVYVRNTAELHAAVLDELLGTVESPPADEGDWRERLEKVLSSYTEVLFEHRGLAQSALVARPSGEHYLNLVERLLALLDEGGAPPGQAAWGVDLLLQVATATAAEHAVQDRAVGAQDDWDALARALQNASGDTHPHIASLADELLSGAPKARMTWGFQMLINGILHTPTPT
- a CDS encoding cellulose binding domain-containing protein, with amino-acid sequence MSSTHRRRISARNKAIGGIISAALVGGGAVLLSGTAQAAGVGAAYTKTSDWSTGYTAQYVITNDSDQTKGDWTLEFDLPSGATLSSLWNGDSTVSGQHVTVRPPSWDKDGLAAGETVTVGFVVNGSANPTGCLIDGADCSVDSGATPEPSGRPTETATPTATPSATATASPTASATPTPTPTPSASETSGSGTTTSAGFAPYVDTSLYPAFDLLAAATATGVKDYNLAFITDGGGCTPKWGGVTDLGSDGVASQIGALRAKGGDVRVSFGGASGSELATTCSSADALATAYGKVVDAYDLTKVDFDVEGGALPDTAANTRRAQAVAKLQQQHPSLDVSFTLPVMPEGLTQDGVNLLSNAKSNGVSIDTVNIMAMDYGPAYSGDMGTYAEQAATATQAQVKSVLGLSDSAAWKAVAVTPMIGVNDVTTEIFKVEDATQLVAFAKSKGLGWLSMWSATRDKQCAGGAKNFADATCSSIVQDANAFSKAFAANN